Within Hoplias malabaricus isolate fHopMal1 chromosome 16, fHopMal1.hap1, whole genome shotgun sequence, the genomic segment GTCCATGTTTCAGCAACGGATCGAGATTCATAAACTACGAGATGGTGACAATTTAATATTGGGTTTTAGCATCGGAGGTGGCATTGACCAAGATCCAGGTCAGAATCCATATTCAGAAGACAAAACAGATAAGGTGAGAAGTCCTCAACATTCTTAAGAAGTGgggaaatttaatttttttttttttttacaaatttcagAAATGTCTAGTGTATGAATACTGTTCTCTGCTTTTGTTATTAGGGAATATATGTCACCAGGGTATCAAAGGGAGGACCAGCTGAAGTTGCAGGCCTTCTGACTGGGGATAAAATAATGCAGGTAAGAAAACTTTGGAATTCAATCAAACTTGAAGGAGATTCAttatttaacagttttttttaatgtacactttaaaaaaaaaaaaaaagcagagtttGTTTTGAACAATCATATAAAATCCTTCCTGTCCTTTTGTTTCTGAAGTAATGCCTCAGTTTGTCCACCAGAGGCTACTATCAGCCTGTTTGGCTTTTTGTCTTTGCCTCAAGCTCCAGAAATTCTAAATTAATTAGACACCTTTATAGAATATGGACATACGTACAGTGATTTATTCTAAGAAAATGCTGTGTTAAGACACATTGTAtccttttaaacattattttaattcaaCACTGAAGctcctacattttttttttttagttaagtTAATTTAGTTACAGATGTGCGACAGCTTTTTCTTAGCAAGTCAGTTTGTGCTTAGTCAGTATCACAACTCATTTCACATTCACAACAAGAGAAATTTTGCACTTAAATCCAATCATAATAAACTGTGAATTTTCTCTTAGCCATATGATATCAGAGTGAAACGTCAGAGTGTCATGTCTAGGGATGTCCTGTAGTGGTACTTTCACAAATATAACTGTTGGACTTCAGATTGAATGTCAGATGTTTGTAGTGTTCTCTACATCTTCTGTCTTTTTCTGACAGGTGAATGGCTGGGATATGACTATGGTGACACATGACCAAGCACGTAAGAGGCTTACAAAAAAGAATGAAGATATTGTTAGGCTTCTGGTGACCAGAAAGTCCCTGGAGGCAGCAGTTAGACATTCGATGATGCCACGCTGAGGGAAATCAGGAATGCACTCACATTTaaatgtcatttgttaaccATGCTACAGAatgttgatttcatatttactgtaaaattatgCCAAAGAACAACAGCCAGTTGTAATTTCCTTTTAGTATCACAAACATGACTGTATCTTTTACTTGGGGTAATTTTCCACACATATGTTAAACACTGGGGCTCATTATCGTCCAGTGATTATTCTGCAgctgttttttatattttgtaggTTTGTGTGGTAGAAAAACATGCTCTTCATTTTTGCATTCCATAGCATTGATTTTGTGCCTTTTTCAAAAACGGTTTCATGTGTTCAGAACTTATGAACTACAAAGAATTGTAGCAGTGTTGTAATGACAATGTGTTTGCAGTTGTTATTgcatatatatttctttattactACACAATCTGATATAACACTTCTTAAATTCATTCTTTGATTGCAAGGGCTATATGCAGCTACACAAAACACTTCTGTCAG encodes:
- the tax1bp3 gene encoding tax1-binding protein 3; protein product: MSFIPGQPVTAVVQRIEIHKLRDGDNLILGFSIGGGIDQDPGQNPYSEDKTDKGIYVTRVSKGGPAEVAGLLTGDKIMQVNGWDMTMVTHDQARKRLTKKNEDIVRLLVTRKSLEAAVRHSMMPR